CCTCTTGCGCCTGGAGATAAACGTGTCGATCCAGCCAGCGAGGTAGGCTACGTCTTCGTTGACGCCAAAGAACTGCTCCCGCTCGGCCTCTCCCAGAATGCGTGAAAAACCCGTATTGACCGGGTTCACGTACACGATGTCGGCGACGTCGATGATGGAGTGCGGATTGTCGCGCACGCCGTACGGCTGAACCGGATATCCCTCGTCATCAATGATCAGCTGTTTCGGACTTGTGTAGCCAAGGTGCATCCACAACGAGCCTGAACCGGGACCCCCGTTGAACGAAATGAATAGCGGGCGCCGGGAGCGGTCCGTAATGTCAGACCGTTCGTAGAACGTGTAGAAGAGCGACGCGACGGGTTCGCCATCTTCGCCGTACACCGGCTGCGTACCAACGGTAGCAACGTAGGGCACCTTCTTCCCGTTGACTGTTACCTCGTGGCGCGATGAAATTGTCGTGTCGACCGGCAGTTCGCGTTTCTGGGCAGATGTGACCTGCGTAGCCAGCGATGTCGCAAGCAGGCACGTACAAACGGCGATGCATTTTGGGAGGTTGCTCATTCGGATACACGCATGACGGAAGATGAGGGCACCTGACAGCGCTAACTTACAACGCTGTGGCTCTTCCGTCAGCCCGCCATCGACAAATGCGCGGTCTTCACGTGGCCTGTTTGTGCTCAGAGTTCGCAAGGCAGGGTGCTCGGGCACGTCCGGAAAATCAACCCTCCGGATGACGGAGGTCGGCGCAGCGATCCGAACTAGTGCCGACACCACGGTCCCACATTGCCACGCTTCCTGCGGGAGCTCGCTATGACGGTCGGTTTGGGCCGCCGTGACTGCATCATGACAGCCGGGTGCGAGGCCGGAGGGACTGCGAGATGGCAACCAGGTGCCTGGCGGAGGTCTGCGATATGGCGGTCAGTTCCGAGCCTGAATGAGCAACCATGACGGGTTCAATGCGGGTCGGCGCAGCAATCCGAAGTAGTGCCGACACCACGGTCCCAGATTGCCGCGCTCCTGGCGGGAGCTCGCAATGACGGTCGGTTCGGGCCGCCGTGACGGCATCATGGCAGCCGGGTGCGAGGCAAGAGCTGCGGAATGGTAACCATGTGCCTGGTCGGTGCCTGCTGGATGACTGAGAGATAGCGGGCACTTCCGAGCCGGGCGGCCGCCATGACAGCTAAACGCAGGATATGATTGCACCTGCCGCGACCGTTGGGGGGCAGCAACGACGGTCGAGGATCGGGTCACCAGGGAGAAATCTACTCAGGCGTTCGACTTCTTCACGTGGGCCACGGACTCCTTGATCAGTTTCCGCAGCACAACTGGATCAACGTCGGACAATCTCTTCACGTACAGACACGACTTGCCCGTCTTGTGCTTGCCCAGCTTCTTCATGAGCTCGTCGTAGCGTGAGAAGCCCGACATGATGTAGAGCGTCAGGGATTGCTTCCGCGGGGAGAATCCGACCTGCATCCAGTCGCCCTCGCGGCCGCTGGCATATCGATAGTGGTAGGTCCCGAAACCCACAATGGCTGTTCCCCACATCTTTGGCTCCGCGCCCGTGATCTCACGCATCATGTCCACAAGTGCGAAGCAGTCCTTCCGTTTCTCTACATCGTCAACACTGTTGAGGAAGTCCGTCACACTTGCGTCGTTCAGTTTCGTTTTGAGTTCTGCCATGATGTCTAAGATCCGGATTCGTGAGTGCGCATCTGTAAGGAATAAGAAATCGCGCGCTATGTCAAGAAAGGGCGTACGCTCAATTCGAAACCTGCGCCTCGCTGATCTTTGCGCAGAAGATGATTGATGCGGGAAGATGCGTGTCCGGGTGAAGCGGCTCGCTGATTTCGATCCTGGAGAACCCCGCCGTTTCGAACAACCCGGTCCATCCTTCGATGGTGCGGAAGTACCACGGTGCCGGATCGGTGAAATCGTTACTGAAGCCGGCCCACGATCCTTCGCGCCAACCATCGACGTACGGCCGGTCGCCGCAGGCCGCGACCGGATGGAGAGTCTGGACGATTAAGGTGCCTCCAGCTTTCAGCAGGGACGGTGTCGCGCGGATCAGATCATCGACGACCTGAGCGCCGATGAGGGAAAAGTTGCACACGACGATATCGACTGAGACCACCAGCCGTCCGCGAGCTACGTCTTCGTACGACATCGTGCGGAAGTCGCCAGCACCAGCTTGCCTGGCCGCAGCGATAAGATCCGGCACGACGTCTACACCGATCACTTCGACACCTCTTGCGTCCAGCTCCCGCGCGAGCCAGCCTTCGCCGCAGCCCAGGTCCAGCACCGACTCCGGGTTTCGGTTCATGACAGCATCGACGATAGCTGTGTCGGTAACCAGCTTCCGGCTCTCTATTTCCCGATCCCGAACAGCACGTATCCACGGCGACGCGTTCGTACTCCACGAGTCAATGATCTTGCGGTCTTTGTCTGTATTTCGATCCATCACGTTCGTCGTCGCTATGAAGCTGAAGGCGTTGATTCGCCGCATTCCCGACCTACGCCACCGCCCATCTTCTATCGAGCATCAGGTCCGAAACCGGAGCTTGCCTGGGCGCTCGATGGAGAAGCACCCGCTGGAACGCAGACAAAATGATCCAGCGCGTTCATGGCGTACTTACTCGATCTCGATCTTCTGCGACGAGTACACAAAAAGCACGTCGTTCAATGTCGGATGATTTCGGAAGACCTCCTCTCTTCGGTCTCGGAGTCCATCGAGAT
This portion of the Rhodothermales bacterium genome encodes:
- a CDS encoding DUF1801 domain-containing protein; amino-acid sequence: MAELKTKLNDASVTDFLNSVDDVEKRKDCFALVDMMREITGAEPKMWGTAIVGFGTYHYRYASGREGDWMQVGFSPRKQSLTLYIMSGFSRYDELMKKLGKHKTGKSCLYVKRLSDVDPVVLRKLIKESVAHVKKSNA
- a CDS encoding class I SAM-dependent methyltransferase, whose protein sequence is MDRNTDKDRKIIDSWSTNASPWIRAVRDREIESRKLVTDTAIVDAVMNRNPESVLDLGCGEGWLARELDARGVEVIGVDVVPDLIAAARQAGAGDFRTMSYEDVARGRLVVSVDIVVCNFSLIGAQVVDDLIRATPSLLKAGGTLIVQTLHPVAACGDRPYVDGWREGSWAGFSNDFTDPAPWYFRTIEGWTGLFETAGFSRIEISEPLHPDTHLPASIIFCAKISEAQVSN